Proteins from a single region of Palaemon carinicauda isolate YSFRI2023 chromosome 1, ASM3689809v2, whole genome shotgun sequence:
- the LOC137653918 gene encoding lactosylceramide 1,3-N-acetyl-beta-D-glucosaminyltransferase A-like produces MKMIKSTRYVRNQIRDFVYFVYRLIMSTQRSLCWCCHPTSFALLFLTIIGFYVIVLCAGFLTNRPVHNPAPLSSSPLYPPASPLLDLKDFAYIINNDVCGRENVFATVIIHTHPANRERRDIMRKNIPSSDLYDLGVRRVFLLARAEWNDQDLYRRTPQEYINDENVLHKDIVQGNFKEHYHNLTYKHVMGLQWASRYCPTAKYIIKMDDDIVVDLYQFRDRLKTRYPEKRNLILGLLQVDSKPVRNKKSKWYVSETEFPADYYAPFMSGWAYAMTLDAARAIVEEAAKQPYFWIDDVHVTGTLAERVGVKREGLNRFYTIHVEHLKCCLDQEGSADYTCDYMVGPCEGDFAVFSRALAHGRSCYINPCMRRPPEIRISKTCVLAKATRPYAPLGKGQGEIVKVFKREN; encoded by the coding sequence atgaaaatgataaaaagtaCGAGATATGTTAGAAACCAGATACGGGACTTCGTTTATTTCGTATATCGCCTAATCATGTCAACACAACGATCATTGTGCTGGTGCTGTCATCCAACAAGTTTCGCCTTGCTCTTTCTTACAATAATCGGATTTTATGTGATCGTGCTGTGTGCTGGCTTCCTAACAAACAGGCCTGTCCACAACCCAGCGCCCTTGAGTTCAAGTCCTCTGTATCCTCCTGCCAGCCCTCTGCTGGACCTGAAGGATTTCGCCTATATCATCAACAATGACGTCTGTGGGAGGGAGAACGTCTTTGCGACTGTGATCATCCATACACACCCAGCTAATAGAGAAAGGAGAGATATCATGCGCAAAAATATCCCTTCCTCTGACCTATATGACCTGGGAGTGAGGCGGGTGTTCCTGCTAGCAAGGGCGGAGTGGAACGACCAGGACCTGTATCGCAGGACGCCACAGGAGTACATTAATGATGAAAACGTCCTGCATAAAGACATCGTTCAGGGTAATTTCAAGGAGCACTACCATAACCTCACGTACAAGCACGTCATGGGGCTCCAGTGGGCATCAAGGTACTGCCCTACTGCCAAGTACATTATCAAAATGGACGACGACATTGTTGTTGATTTGTATCAGTTTCGAGACCGATTGAAGACGCGATACCCTGAGAAAAGAAATCTCATTTTGGGATTACTGCAGGTGGATTCCAAACCCGTAAGAAACAAGAAGAGCAAATGGTATGTCAGCGAAACTGAATTCCCCGCCGACTATTACGCGCCCTTCATGTCTGGATGGGCCTACGCCATGACGCTTGATGCAGCCAGAGCTATCGTGGAAGAAGCTGCCAAACAGCCATATTTTTGGATTGATGATGTCCACGTCACTGGTACTTTAGCAGAGAGAGTTGGTGTAAAGAGAGAAGGTCTCAACCGCTTTTACACCATCCATGTGGAGCATCTCAAATGTTGCCTTGATCAAGAAGGCAGTGCTGACTACACCTGTGACTACATGGTTGGTCCTTGTGAGGGTGACTTTGCCGTCTTCAGCCGAGCATTGGCTCACGGAAGGTCCTGCTACATTAATCCTTGTATGAGACGCCCTCCGGAGATCAGAATTAGCAAGACGTGCGTTCTAGCAAAGGCGACGCGTCCTTATGCTCCCTTGGGGAAAGGTCAAGGGGAGATTGTGAAGGTGTTCAAGCGAGAGAATTGA